The DNA sequence ACCCCACCGTCCCGACCCGGGGCGCGGATGGTGCTTTGGCCACGACTGGTGGCCGCATAACGGTGGTGGCAGGGCTGGGCGCTACTGGCCGGGGTGCAACAGCCACGGCGGGTTTGCTGGTCATTCCTGATTTTGGATACATCGACTCGGCTTCCAGCCAGCCTTTCCGAATGGCGCCCATCCGGGCCGGGCGTGCCGGGTGGGTTGGCGTAGCCCGCTCGTTGCCCAAGGCCCGAACGGCAACCAGCGACTCCTCCAGCGACGCGCCCAACTGGTGCAGCACAAAGCCCGAGAATTTATCGGCCTCGATTTCTTTCTGCGGCTGGCCGCCCTGCCCGTCAATAGTATGCCCCTGTAGATGGTGACCGATCTCGTGGGCCATAATGCTGATTGCCGACCAGTCGGTTTCGGTTTCCTCTTCGATCTTCTGCATGAAAGCCCCATCGTACACGATAAACCGCTGGCCTTTGAGAACCGTAGCAAAGCAGTTATCCGTATTGGAGCACTCAATAACCTTGAAGTTTCGCATAAGCCCAATAGGCCGCAGAATACGATCAACCACCTTTTCGGCGTGCCCATTCGAGGTCGTTTTGGGTGAGCACACGACCTCGGGACTCGTACCCCGGCCCGTAT is a window from the Spirosoma rigui genome containing:
- a CDS encoding M48 family metalloprotease; translation: MSTAVVSPVPGQGVGARAGAFICNYTGRGTSPEVVCSPKTTSNGHAEKVVDRILRPIGLMRNFKVIECSNTDNCFATVLKGQRFIVYDGAFMQKIEEETETDWSAISIMAHEIGHHLQGHTIDGQGGQPQKEIEADKFSGFVLHQLGASLEESLVAVRALGNERATPTHPARPARMGAIRKGWLEAESMYPKSGMTSKPAVAVAPRPVAPSPATTVMRPPVVAKAPSAPRVGTVGCVSGDCEDGKGVFVYPTRERYVGEFEEGDKHGEGVEYYADGKLKYKGNFRDNLRADYGVYYYRNGDKYMGSFRQNVPNGKGIYYFADGDRFVGIFQNGQPTREGKMYSGSGAE